The Anaerotignum propionicum DSM 1682 sequence AACACAGGGATACCATAATTTTTCCCTACCACCTGTAACTGCTTAATTGCGGCAGGGCGGTAAATATCGCAGGCTACCAGAAGAGGATTTCTTCCTTGCTTTCTAAGCTGACCTGCCAATTTGCCACTGCTGGTGGTTTTACCAGCACCCTGTAAGCCTACCATCATATATACTGTAGGGGGGCGGTTTGAATAAGTTAATCTGCTTTGGGTGCTCCCCATCAGCGAAATTAACTCGTCATTTACAATTTTTATAACTTGCTGTCCCGGGTTTAACCCCTGTAAAACCTCAACGCCAACGGCACGTTCCGTAACCGTCTTTATAAAGTCTTTGACTATTTTAAAGTTTACGTCTGCTTCCAAAAGCGCGATCTTTACTTCTCGCATTGCAGCCTTTACGTCATCTTCAGTCAAAACACCTTTTCCCCGAAGCTGTTTGAATACTTCCTGCAGCTTAGCGGAAAGATTTTCAAATGCCATAATAGATCGCCCTCCTTTTAGGATAGTATTGCATCAGCAATCTGCTTCATGGTAACAATCGCTTCCGTTGTTTCTCTACTAACTTCACCTGTGCCAATTTCATCAAGAATATTCTTCATTTTAAGCACAGCTCTTTGCTGCTGTTGAAAGCGTTCTACCAAACGCAGCTTCTCTTCGTATCCAATCAAAATTTTCTCTGTGCGCTTTAGCTGATCTCGCACGGCCTGTCGGCTGATTGATAATTCTTCTCCGATTTCAGAAAGAGAAAGATCGTTCTGATAATGCATCTCAAACACCAGCTTTTGTTTTTCTGTCAAAAGCTCTCCATAAAAATCATAGAGAAAGGTCAG is a genomic window containing:
- the ylxM gene encoding YlxM family DNA-binding protein, giving the protein MDEILRLTFLYDFYGELLTEKQKLVFEMHYQNDLSLSEIGEELSISRQAVRDQLKRTEKILIGYEEKLRLVERFQQQQRAVLKMKNILDEIGTGEVSRETTEAIVTMKQIADAILS